Genomic DNA from Betta splendens chromosome 10, fBetSpl5.4, whole genome shotgun sequence:
CAGGTGATTTATGACTCATTCACTGTTGCTTCAAATGCACATTTCTGCCAACTTAAAATGACTGAATGGTATCGAGGTGCTGCGTCCTGTAGGTGCCCATAAAGAgatgagctggaggtggagcagcctgTAAGTGTCCATCAGTGGATGAttacatttacagcaggtgatCGGTGTCTTACTTAATAGGGACGTGCTTTAATGTCCGACATCATGTTTATTGCCTACTGCTAAAAACTACAGTCCTCATGAGCCATAGCTGCAGAAGTCTGAGTCTCAATGGTTCTTATTACTGTAAAACcgctttacttttattttgtaattagcATTGTTTGCTAGAATTCTGCCCAGTCATCTGATCAGACTCCAGTACAGCTGCCTTAAGCCGACTCCCTGCATCAGCCTTCACTCTAGTTTATTTTGGAAACCCTGGTTTATCTTTCTGCTCCCATCCTCTCTACTATCACATCTGTATTTTCCACATCATTTTCCTCTGGAGCAAACGCTGCGCAGCTTAGTGGGGGATTTTCTACCTAAGCTGATTTATATCAGCTGATAGCCCTGTCATAAAGCCCGGCACGGGAATGAATGGATGAAGAGACAGATGAAATAAAGCAATGGAAGGATGGTGGCAATGAGGAGCTGTTGTGTTAATGCCCATCTGAAAGGTAATACACAGGGAAGGGGCCGGGGGGTGGAAGGGGGGAGATGACGTACAGAGGTTTACATGAACATGGGTGCAGCAGGTcaaagagaggagaggctgcaAAACAGAAGCAGGGAGAGGAACGGGCATTAAAGGATGCAAGGAGGGAGCCTGTAAAGACAGGTGGTGGGAAGAAAGGATGGAGCAGAGGCGGGAGGAGTCCAGCTCCTTCATGGGGAGTAAATGCTCCATATCAGAACCTCGTGGCTTCGGCTGCACGTCACTCATACAAAGCTTTAAGATGCTGTTGAAATAATatgcaaaaatgtttttaatgcgTGATGAAGGGAGGGATCCTCGTCGCTCCTCTTTATCTGGTTCACAGAGAAACTGTCCCAACATTAAatcccctttttttgtttttttaccgcTGACTTTCAGACGGTCGGGTCGCGTCTAACCCGTGTCCTCTTctccctttttcttcttccagctcaagaagctgctgttgactCCTCCTAACGTGCCCACGGGCGTTGATGCGCTCAAAGAGGGCCATCGCTATAGCAACAGAAGCCTCCATCTACGGCCAGTGAGACCTCTGGTCAAGGTGAGCACGAGGAGCAggtctgtctgtttgcagcaGCGAGAACAAGCTCCCTCAGTGATTAATACAATAAAAGCGTGTCTGAGGCGTCTGTTCTGCCGTCACAGACACGCGTCTGTTTGCCTGGTTAACGCTTCGCTCCCTGCGTctcctggaggctgcagagatAACGAAATTGGATTTTTCCCAAATCACTTCCACTCAGTCAGTGACCTAAAGCAGAAGTAATTCAGCACCAATGCAGGGACGGCGATCGGCCGCTTCAAACAGGTGTCTGCAGTGCAGTGTCAGAGTGGAAGTTAAATGTGAACAACTGCAACAGTCCACACAAGAAAAAGTATAACGTGTTGCAGCAGAAGACGAGTCTGTCCTGACGTGTTCTCAAAATGTCGACTGTCTTTAAAGCAAAGTTGGAACAAACGGGCcgagtatgtgtgtgtccagtaCCAGCTCTCAAGCTGCTTCGCACCTAAAGAAACAGTTTCCGCTGAGACGGCAGAATGAACATGCACATTAATTGTAGACAGCACATGAGCAGCTGACATGAGGGAAATGCTGACAAAGCATAAAATGGACTGAAAGCACGTCATCTGGCCTTAAAAAGCctttcagtgacagcagcttgtGATGGAGCCTGTGGTGTTAATGCTTCACATTAGTGTCCCTGCTCCAACATGCCTTTCTTGGACCAATGTCCAGCAAATGACATCAGCACAGTTTTTGCTCCTGAAAGGCTTCATGGACGAACACACTGGTTCCAGCTCCTTCCTTCATGCTGGCAGACGTCAGATGTTTGGTTGGAGCAGAcgcgtacagtagctgctgctgtgactgctgctgctgctgctgctgctgctgctgctgctgaagctgctgctgctgaagctgctgaagctgctgaagctgctgctgaagctgctgaagctgctgctgaagctgctgaagctgctgctgaagctgctgctgaagctgctgctgaagctgctgctgaagctgctgaagctgctgctgaagctgctgaagctgctgctgctgaagctgctgaagctgctgctgaagctgctgaagctgctgctgaagctgctgctgaagctgctgctgaagctgctgctgaagctgctgctgctgctgaagctgctgctgaagctgctgctgaagctgctgctgaagctgctgctgaagctgctgctgctgaagctgctgctgctgaagctgctgctgaagctgctgctgctgaagctgctgctgaagctgctgctgaagctgctgctgaagctgctgaagctgaagctgaagctgctgaagctgctgctgaagctgaagctgctgaagctgaagctgctgctgaagctgctgaagctgctgaagctgaagctgctgctgaagctgctgctgaagctgctgaagctgctgctgctgaagctgctgctgctgaagctgctgaagctgctgctgaagctgctgaagctgctgctgctgctgaagctgctgctgctgctgctgctgctgctgctgctgctgaagctgctgctgctgctgaagctgctgctgctgctgaagctgctgctgctgctgaagctgctgctgctgctgaagctgctgctgctgctgaagctgctgctgctgaagctgctgaagctgctgctgctgaagctgctgaagctgctgctgctgaagctgctgaagctgctgctgctgaagctgctgaagctgctgctgctgaagctgctgctgctgaagctgctgctgctgaagctgctgaagctgctgctgctgaagctgctgaagctgctgctgctgaagctgctgaagctgctgctgctgaagctgctgaagctgctgctgctgaagctgctgctgctgaagctgctgctgctgaagctgctgaagctgctgctgctgaagctgaagctgaagctgctgctgctgaagctgaagctgctgaagctgctgctgctgaagctgctgctgctgaagctgctgctgctgaagctgctgctgctgaagctgctgctgctgaagctgccgccGCCCGCgctctcagagcagcagctttttgagGGCACTTGCAGGTGAAATGCGCTGCAGATGTGAAGTGTTGAGTCTTGTCATCGCTTGCTTCACTGAGGTTATCGTTTTATTGTGACGTCCACTCATGAAGCCAGGATTTGCTCGTTTCCTACTCATCCCCAGCCCAGACGCGCTCGCATTGacgtctttgtgtgtctctgctgctcagaccgACCTCCCTCAGGAGCGGAAGCCTCGCGCCGTGCGTCCGGCGAGCCGCCTGTGCACCGAGCTCCACCGCCACCTCACCACCGCCCAGGAGGCCGAGGGCGCCGcccccgaggaggaggaggaggaggaggaggaggagggcaacgACGAGAACAGCGAgtcggaggacgaggacgaggagtcGTCCAGCAGCGAGGtggaggccgccgccgccgagccgGCGAAGCCTCAGTTCAGCTCGGACAAAGAACTGCGCTCGGTGGTGGAGCTgatcacatacatgcacaccTACTGCCTGCCCACACGCAAGCAGCAGGGCTGGGAGCGCAAGGAGCAGGACCTCCACAGGCCTCGGGCCCGACCCGAGGCCGCCCGGGCCCCCGGCACCGGCTCCCACAGCAGAGTGATCCTGGTGGCCAGTCCCGGGTCCAGTGGGGGCTCCGCTGGGCCGGGCAGCGCCGCCCCCCGGAGGCTGCCGTTCGCCAGGCGGAGGGAGATGAAGGCCGACTCCCTCCTccggcagctcctgcagcagagcgctGCCTTTGACGTGAGCAAGCCTTACAGACTGCACAGCGCCCCCTACACCCGCTCACACAGCCCCAACGCGGGCGGCGCCACCGGGCCCAAACCAGAGCTCAGTAAAGACTGCTGCTCCCCAGAACGGACGAGCTCCTGCTGTGAGGGTCCGCGGAGCCCGGAGGCCCCCGAGGACGGCGGCTCCTTCTCCGTGCGGCGCTCGCTGCGTTTGGCCTCCTTCCCCAGCCGCTTCGCCAAGAGGCTGCGCCCGGGTCGGGCGAGGGGCGGCGAGGCCAAGGAGAGAGAGCACGGACGGCCAGAGGTCAAAGCGCCGCCAGCCTGCTGCCACAACGGTGAGAGCGAAGCCTGTGGAGCTCACGTGTGCGGTGTCATGTCCCACCACCAGGTTTAGACGCATGTGTCATTTAGACAGCAGTTAACGTGACTCCACACGATTTATAAGCTCTGATCTGAGTCACGCAGGAGGTGAGGAAATGCCGGTTCTGCCCAGTTTCAGTGTGTTTCTTACAAAAGATAACAACAAATGAGATTTTCCTTTTCAGTGCGGATATGATGCAAATATAAGCATTGTGAGCATCCTTGTCCTCTGATTGCAGAAAAGCGCGCCTGCCTCTGTCTACCTCTCAACCCCAAGTCCACAGGGTGAGTAGCTCACTAAACCACCTGCCGTCTCATCATGCAGCAGTTTGTGCAGTGTGTCGCCTGAAGAAGCGAGTGTGCGGCGCTTCCGAGAGCACAGGCGTCCTTTTATGGGCTTCTTCTCATTCCTCTTTCATCTTCTTTATGTGAAAGCGTAAAGTGCAATCAAAACAGCCAGGCTGTCAGACAAATATGTGCAGTAGCTTctccagagctggaggaggtttATTCAAATCAttccatcagcagcagtttACCGGCTCATACTCAGGGCAAGACATGCATCAGCTCAGAGCTACACATAAAATATCCCACAACCTCCTGTTCTGCATAAAACCAAACCCGGCTCCGTAGAGTGCAgcgcggagctggaggagggaacGTGTCAGACCCAGGCTTCCAGCTGAACTTCCTTCGTGGCATCTGCTCATTGAATTAACATGGTTTTTAAGCGGCAGCGTTTCTAACTTGCCTGTGATTTAAACTCAGGTAAACAGAGATTCTCTCCGTCACATCCCATCAGATCTTCACTTACTGTAATGGAGCCACATGATGAGGCTGCTTCCTTGTTAATGTCCAGTTAGGACTGTTATGGATTTGCTGGcaattgtttatttatgagttccatccatccactcaGCGTATTAAAGTAAACACGCAGAAAGACTTCGCTACCGGTGATGTAACTGTAGAATCCACACGTTTAAATCTGGAAGAAAATGACAACGTTGTCTTTCTGGTGACGTAATAATCATGAAATCTGCTGAAGTCAGTGATTTCCCCTCAGGCCTGATTTGAATCTGTCACAGACGAACTGATGACCTCACTGCTTCCAAATGAACCTCTCCAAACTAGAACTTCAGCTCCTCGCTGTCTCTGAGCTGAATGGACAAAGCTTCTAAAGTAGTCGCCCAAAAAAAGGATTGTTAATTCCCCTCGTCTCTGTTCAGGGAAGGCAGAAACCCGCCTGAGGCCAGTCCGCTCGGCACTGCTCCTGCCTTTTGTGGCAACAGGAGAAACTGAAGCAGACCGCCAGAAAtagaaagcagaagaagaataGGCGAGCGGACGGAGGAATACATATGGTTGTTGTGATAAGAAATGCAGCGCGCGGAGAAATGCCAGCAGCGTTTACAGAGGAGCATAATTCAAATTCAGCTGAAACTGTGCACTTTTCATGGGGGGGTGCGTTCACAGTCCTTTTACGGATGCTACGGATTCTGTTGACGTGAAACCTGCCACAGGTTCCAACCTGACACAGCATCTCCCTTTGTCTCATATCTCCACCGACAGAGAGTCCCAGTACAGCACCAAGGCGTTTGAGCAGACGCTCAGTGTGGATCTGTGTGGAACAGCAGGTAAACCACTCACTGACTCACCCGGCTGGAACCAGTATCCCCAGTTTGAGCGAGGCTGACACTGGTATGTCCTCCTCAGGTCTCACCCCTCCCACCACCCCACCTCACAAACCTGTTGAAGATGAGCTCTTCAAGCCAGCAGAGGGCGGGAAGGCCGGAGCAGGGAGcaccggcggaggaggagggaacgaGCCCATCGCAGCCAAGAGCTCGTCCTGGCTGAGCCGCGGCCACCACCAGCGGAAGCTGCCGGAGCAGACGGAGCTGTACGCCCAGCTGCGGCGCATGGGCCAGACCGGCCACAGCGACTCCCAGCGCAGGTTCGGCGACCACGACTACTGTGCTCTGAGCCTCGCAGACAACCAAAAGCCCAGCGCTGCCTTGCTCGGAGCCGTGCTGCAGGTGCAGGGCGGGGCCGAGGGAGCGGGCCACGCCCCCACAGCAGCTTCCCATCAGGAATGTGACGGGAAGGAGGCGGAGGCGATGGCGGCGTCACAGGAAGCACCGGAGCAGCAGGCGCCTCCGACGGCGTCGCcacaggcggcggcggaggccaCGCCCCcgagctcagaggaggaggccgagtgCTCGTCCCGCTCCCCGTCGCCCGTTCTCCACCTGTGCCCCGATTCCCCCGCCAGCAAGACGGACTCCAGGTGAGCGTGGGGCCTGGAGCGGTGATCAAACGTGCTGCACATGTTGTTAGCAGCGCGAGGACTAAGAGAAAAGGCCTGAGTCAGATCCTGCTGCAGGCACAACTTTCTTTCACTGTTTCCTGACTTTCACCTTGTGTCCTTATCTCACGGCTTCTTTTCTTCCTTGTCCTCTAGTGAGAACTCAGAGATCGGTCCTGATGATGAGCAGAGGAACAAAGCCACGTCAGAGGAGGTACATTCACTCTACAGTCTGTTTCAAACTAAGATTCAGCAGCGTGACACACATTTGACTGCTACATGATACAATGCGCAAAAATGGGTCATAATGAGGCGCAAAAATgggtcagaatgagacgctaacgggtcagaatgaggtgcaaaaacgggtcagaatgaggtgcaaaaacgggtcagaatgagacgcaaaaacgggtcagaatgagacgcaaaaacgggtcagaatgaggcgcaaaaacgggtcagaatgagacgcaaaaacgggtcagaatgaggcgctaacgggtcagaatgagacgcaaatacgggtcagaatgaggtgcgcgaacgggtcagaatgagacgctaacgggtcagaatgaggagcaaaaacgggtcagaatgaggagcaaaaacgggtcagaatgaggagcaaaaacgggtcagaatgaggagcaaaaacgggtcagaatgagacgcaaaaacgggtcagaatgagacgctaacgggtcagaatgagacgcaaacgggtcagaatgaggcgcaaaaacgggtcagaatgaggcgcaaaaacgggtcagaatgaggcgcaaaaacgggtcagaatgaggcgctaacgggtcagaatgaggcaaaaacgggtcagaatgaggtgcaaaaacgggtcagaatgaggtgcaaaaacgggtcagaatgaggcgctaacgggtcagaatgaggcgcaaacgggtcagaatgagacgctaacgggtcagaatgagacgctaacgggtcagaatgagacgcaaaaacgggtcagaatgaggcgcaaacgggtcagaatgaggcgctaacgggtcagaatgaggcgctaacgggtcagaatgaggcgcaaacgggtcagaatgaggcgctaacgggtcagaatgaggcgcaaacgggtcagaatgagacgctaacgggtcagaatgagacgctaacgggtcagaatgagacgctaacgggtcagaatgagacgctaacgggtcagaatgaggcgctaacgggtcagaatgaggcgcaAAAATgggtcagaatgaggcgcaAAAATgggtcagaatgagacgcaaaaacgggtcagaatgagacgcaaaaacgggtcagaatgagacgcaaaaacgggtcagaatgaggcgcaaacgggtcagaatgagacgctaacgggtcagaatgagacgctaacgggtcagaatgaggcgctaacgggtcagaatgaggcgctaacgggtcagaatgaggcgctaacgggtcagaatgaggcgctaacgggtcagaatgaggcgctaacgggtcagaatgagacgctaacgggtcagaatgagacgctAACGGGTCAGAGTCTCGTGGCCTCCGGCTGCTGCTCGGCTCTTAGTTCACCTGCTTCAGCTCCCACTTCTCAGCGTTCTGTACTGTCCTCTGTCCTgactgttgccatggtttccTTGTTGCCAGGACAACTGCCAGGTGTTTTACATCCACAACCTGCCAAGCAGCGTGACCCAGAACATGCTGAGGAAACGCTTTCAGGTTTTCGGCAACGCAGAGGACTGCAAAGTCATCGTCTGCAACGAGTAAGAGGCCGCGGTGGACGAGCGGAGCTCTGTGGAGGTGACGGGGAGGGATGTTAACGTGTGTGCCTGTTGCAGGGAGCGCTGTGGGGTGATAAAGATTCGCCAGTCGGggctgcagagacactggagagaACGGGACACCGTTTTCCAGAACGGGCCGGGGAGTCTGAGGAGACTGACGAGGAAACGCTACATAGACCTCGGTAATAAGACGCAGACACGGCCGATGCCGTTGGCAGAATGTTTAGAGTGCTGCCATGAGGTCAcgtgctgctcctctgtgttgcAGACGAGGCAGGTCCAGGTCCCGTCAAGAGCAAGTACGATGCACTGGACTTTGACACTCTGCTGAAGGAGGCCCAGAAGTCTCTCCAGCGCTGACGGCCCAGCAGCAGACTGGCCAGCCTtagtccacagcagcagcaccctccGACTGCACGGCTCCGCCCTCACAGGCCTCAGTACCTCCACGCAAGGCCCCCTTGCaaagtgtttacatttttaCCATTGGAATAGTAGATAAGGACCTGTTGTTTTTGAAGCTCTTTTCACCGGAGGATACTGCGTAAAAACGAGGAACCGCTGGGAGTCCGTGGAGACACCACGGAGGTGTTAGGACTTGTGCTGCAACAGCTGTAGACGCCAACGTAGTTCTCTGCTGAACAACAGTAacgacgctgcttcctgtctgttggTGGCGCTGCCGTGGAAGAGCAGGCGTGAGGGACCTCTGTAGCAAAGCGTCGCGTCGCTCctcgtggtgtgtgtgtgtgtgtgtctgcgtgtctgtccTGTTGGTAAAAAGTCGTAAAGAAAAGCTGTGCCTTCGTGGACGGCGGCGACCGCCCCCATGAAGCTCAGCGCGGTCGCATaaccagaaaaaaagaaacgaCCCCTGCGTTGTTTTAGCAAATAATTGTGGTTGTTTTAAAATCTGTCGTGTGTGTGCTACGGACAAACAATAGAACAAAAAACATTAACGTAATCATTTGATGATAAAGTTTACAAATCTTAAATGAAAAACCAAccatttgttccttttttgtAACTGTAGTGCTTCCTTGATTTGATCTATGCACTGTAAGGAGCTCAGCGTCTCCGACCTCCGACCCCACGGCCTCTGCCACTGGCTGCTCAGACTCCTGCACCTGAATGTTGCACGTGTTTCGGCTCCTCTCCCGTCGGGGGCTCTGGTTTATGTCTCTGCTCTGTTACACACTGACTGGTGTCCAGTGTGTAACAGTGGGTTCCGACCCACAGAACAGCCCCAAAGTGTCCCAACTCAAACAGTGCCACAGTTCCCGTTTACACCCgcgttgcagcagcaggacaaagaTGGCAGCCGACGCCCCTAAACCCGAGCCCACTTGAATCCACTGGATCTCTCTCTCCCGATCGGCGGTCGGTTCGAATGGAATGTATCAGAATCTGAATGTACTCGCGCGCTTTCCCGGTCCTGCTTGCCCTGTGGAGCTCATGGTGCTCGGAGGCGGAGCCGCCGACTGACATTCGCTGCCGCAGCCAGTAGCAGCCGCCAGGAAGCGGGGGAGCGCGTCCACGCCCACAGCCGGGGAAGTGGCAGCGGATGGGGTTCAAAGCGGGAGGTCCGTATGAGCGGAGCATCTCTACCTCACATCCATCCTCCATCCAGCCACGCTCCCGttggacgccccccccccctcagccgcTCCCTCCGGGTGGTGAGTTCATGTGTCGTACGGGGACTCCCGCCCGCGAGGGAGCGCTTCCTGTCTTTAACGCTGTCCGTCGCTTGTGTGATGGTTGTTGGCGTGTCCGTGTGTTGGAGTCTCGACCGTGTGTCCTTGTGAATCTGAGTGTTTCGTCTTTGTCTCGTGTCGGACACTGCTGACGCTTGCGGTTTGTGGAGGACGGGTCATCTTCCCTCCTCGCCTTCATCTCTGCGTTGTTCTggtttcctgctcctccagtcacTTCTCTCTCTGTGGGTTCAACGTGAACTCTCCTTTTTTAGACGGATAATTGTTTCGGATCCTCGTTCTTGTCGTTTCACTAGCTAATCAACTTGGTAACACACAAAAAACTGAATGTTTACATCACTTGATTCTCCTTTGACTTTATTAGGAACGCACACTAAGTACAAAGGCGCCTTattcagtgtttaaaaaaaaaaggggccTGGAAGGACGACGCGTCTTCAGGCTCACTGACGTCCAAAACTAACAGTTTAGTGCTATACATACTGATTGAGAAACAAGgtgtacatttttaaaaaagggaacaaatttaattacaaaaaataaaaaactaatcACGAACAACTGAATGAGTATTTGTGCTTAGTATGTATACTACTAAAAAGTGAGAGAATGTGCTGGTTTACatataaaaaaatgagaaaTTCTAATATGAGTATGTAATGTGTATATAGCACTATGCCTCATTGTAAACATAATGTATTGTgggtttttcttgtttgttttttggatAACGGTGGCAGTTGATCACTAATCAGACAGGACGTGAGCAGGTTCCAGTCAGTTAATGTTTGTTCAGTACAGGGAGGAGGTTAAGGGAAAATGTGCGCTGGCTCGTCCAATgctaataatttgtttttaaagagaGGGAGGATTGAACTTTCCCTTTAGATCACCACTAGAAGGTTGTTTTGTTGCCGTTTATACAATGACTTCATGttgatttagttttttaaagcaatttgagaTGCAATATAATAATCTTATCTTTAAGACAGCCTTTGAAAAACCTGAGGTAATAATGTACAGTGTGGTGGGTCAGTCTGAGCTGTGGATTCATTAGGCTACTGTACCGTGTGTAGACTGctgttaaacacaaaaaactcaCAAACTACAGGAAACCTGTGGTCGGCTGCATCGTAAACACATAACACGTACTAATATACTCTTGCACAGATATTGTCCCAAGTAGTTTAATACCTTCACAATATTCCCTTGAGTCAAACCAAGCAGTTGGAACTACGTTGTCACCACGTTTTCACACTTGTACGACGGCATGGGCTCAAAGCTCCACGTGTGACTGTGGAAACGGGAAAAGCGGAAACGAAGCTCATCGCTGGTTCAACCGCTGGTTCAAATGTCCACTAGTTGATGCGAGGGGGGCACTGTAGAAATCCCACTGATTCTGCTGCAGTCGACAGGGCGGAGCGGCCCGGTCGGCACCAAAAGTGGACTGAGGCAAAACAAACACGACCAGAACAAGGGGACGGGAAGCGAGCACGTTTCTCCCACTCGTGACCAAACGGTTCTAAGTGTTTCTGTTGGCAAACGTCCGTCCGAGCGTAGACGCGTGCGCTGGGATTTCtacagtggctgctgttgtgCCTGTGAGGTGCCTCCTTTGTTCCAGAGGTGAATGGCACCAAACGACCACATTTGTCATCATGGCAAGCCTTAAAAATCAATCGGTGGGGGGTGAAGCtagcttttattattacactttCAGACTCCTTTCCAATCCAGTGTGGTTTATTATGAGATAATTACTGACGTAATTAAAACCTTTAATAGCCATATTATTAAAagctatatacatatatatgaatatatatttgtgtgtttgtgtagatatCTAGATGATTATATACTTTCTTATAGAAAACGTTGATGTTGACCATTCTCCTCAGTGTTTTGAGAACACGTTGACATATTTCAACATAATGCCGCTGTCCGCTTGGTCTAGGTTTTAGGTCGATGGGCAACGaatccaaaaagaaaaaaaaaaaaaaacacttccaaAGGGAAAACCCCTCTTCAGAATGCAATACCTTTCTTTCCACTCTTCATTTCAGCAAAATGGGAAATGGCAAGAAAGCCATAGACCTCGAAAGGCAAGTTGACCAAATCCAAAATGACGACTCCAGCTTCACAGGTTGTGGCTCACTAGCGGCTGAGAGACGACACGTTTTGGGCAGTGGCGTCAGATTGCGTTTCCGCGGCCCAGTGGAACCCCGTCTGTCTGAGTCACCTGCTGTTTCTTTGGTTCTTATTTGTCAGACAGCTCCACATCAAACGATCCCCTACCACTGGCCCCACTCCACTTCTGTGTATGATCTGTAAGTGGTTGTCACGTTTCAGCATCAACAGTTGTTCAGATAACCTGTCAAACTTGATGGCAACAGTGATGTCAAATAGGCAATAGTAGGGACTGCAAACTGTCAAAATCTGCTAAGTGTGAGTGagtggatgttttttttctggtggAAGAGAATATTTTGACATAAGGGCAtacatgcttttgttgtttttaattactATTGATTTAATTGTCTATTTACATCTAATGACTATCAAATTcacaaatgatttttttttcttttttaacttaGTTTTTGGTAAAACAAAAATACTGATAGtgagattttatattttacatatgttggttttattttgcgtgtcttttttatttatatggcaCTTAGTTTGGATGTCTTTAAATTGTGTTTATCCTGAGTTTTGTGTGATTTAATATGTCTTGAGAATGTGGAGACAAAGGCATTTCAGTATTTTTGAATTGTTAAAATCTAGTTTCATAGAAGCGGAAGTATCTGatgttaaattatattttaattcaTGTAAATAGTTTAAAACAGAAGACTATGGCTTCCTTTTAAACTGAATACATTTCTCTTCAGAGATTGTTTACATTATGAAACTGTAGAGACGTTctcctcatatactgtataaagtaCATATATTCATTG
This window encodes:
- the ppargc1b gene encoding peroxisome proliferator-activated receptor gamma coactivator 1-beta; the encoded protein is MADCAPLLDEELSSFVFNYLTETSGSQYGEEEVCSDRLDADFPDIDLSQLDTSDFDSVNCLSELQWCNEQPVDASPASVHYSTADELFEIEEENAALLAALSDSLDGMVDAEVGGLSVFPALEEELDHDEEDEDGLPLSHEDLSPSRGAEAEDPSLLKKLLLTPPNVPTGVDALKEGHRYSNRSLHLRPVRPLVKTDLPQERKPRAVRPASRLCTELHRHLTTAQEAEGAAPEEEEEEEEEEGNDENSESEDEDEESSSSEVEAAAAEPAKPQFSSDKELRSVVELITYMHTYCLPTRKQQGWERKEQDLHRPRARPEAARAPGTGSHSRVILVASPGSSGGSAGPGSAAPRRLPFARRREMKADSLLRQLLQQSAAFDVSKPYRLHSAPYTRSHSPNAGGATGPKPELSKDCCSPERTSSCCEGPRSPEAPEDGGSFSVRRSLRLASFPSRFAKRLRPGRARGGEAKEREHGRPEVKAPPACCHNEKRACLCLPLNPKSTGESQYSTKAFEQTLSVDLCGTAGLTPPTTPPHKPVEDELFKPAEGGKAGAGSTGGGGGNEPIAAKSSSWLSRGHHQRKLPEQTELYAQLRRMGQTGHSDSQRRFGDHDYCALSLADNQKPSAALLGAVLQVQGGAEGAGHAPTAASHQECDGKEAEAMAASQEAPEQQAPPTASPQAAAEATPPSSEEEAECSSRSPSPVLHLCPDSPASKTDSSENSEIGPDDEQRNKATSEEDNCQVFYIHNLPSSVTQNMLRKRFQVFGNAEDCKVIVCNEERCGVIKIRQSGLQRHWRERDTVFQNGPGSLRRLTRKRYIDLDEAGPGPVKSKYDALDFDTLLKEAQKSLQR